From Streptomyces sp. TLI_053, a single genomic window includes:
- a CDS encoding phenylalanine--tRNA ligase beta subunit-related protein, producing the protein MLEGFSLDPTVSRDFPDCQVRFVRATGLRNREEWAATEQAISNLQAEVADGTRALYGEEHAFTASWFEAYRKFGTNPRRSRPSVNALARRMEKSGTLPRVNPAVDTYNFVSVSHGLPAGAFDLDRLTGHVLIRYSAEGDWFAPIGEPGSPEAPKPGEVVYAQGSQVLTRHWNHRDADATKITEESSDIVFLLERVDRSAVTDAHMRAAQELLADLVRPHADEVMLDVIEPATPDTTLAANERTLRRPGVR; encoded by the coding sequence ATGCTTGAGGGTTTCTCTCTGGATCCGACCGTCTCTCGCGACTTCCCGGACTGCCAGGTGCGCTTCGTCAGAGCCACGGGTCTGCGAAACCGCGAAGAATGGGCAGCGACCGAGCAGGCCATCAGCAACCTGCAGGCCGAAGTAGCGGATGGAACGCGGGCCCTTTACGGCGAAGAACACGCCTTCACCGCTTCATGGTTCGAGGCCTACCGCAAGTTCGGGACGAATCCACGGCGCAGCCGACCGAGCGTCAACGCGCTGGCACGCCGGATGGAGAAGTCCGGCACCCTGCCTCGGGTCAATCCGGCCGTTGACACATACAACTTCGTGTCGGTCTCCCACGGGCTCCCGGCCGGAGCGTTCGACCTCGATCGGCTGACCGGTCATGTACTGATCCGCTACAGCGCAGAAGGCGACTGGTTCGCCCCCATCGGCGAACCGGGCTCACCGGAAGCACCGAAGCCGGGCGAGGTGGTCTACGCCCAGGGATCCCAGGTGCTCACCCGGCATTGGAATCACCGGGACGCTGATGCGACCAAGATCACCGAGGAGTCGTCCGACATCGTCTTCCTGCTCGAGCGGGTGGACCGCTCCGCTGTGACCGATGCCCACATGCGAGCGGCGCAGGAACTGCTGGCCGACCTCGTCCGCCCACACGCGGACGAGGTCATGCTCGACGTGATCGAGCCCGCGACCCCGGACACCACGCTCGCCGCGAACGAACGCACCCTTCGTCGCCCAGGTGTCAGATGA
- the queD gene encoding 6-carboxytetrahydropterin synthase QueD — protein sequence MLRITKEFQFSASHRLAHLPADHQCARLHGHNYVIELALSAAPDKLTEAGFVRDYGDLADFKKWLDRTLDHRHLNDVVEDRNPSAENMAMWIFAQWSERYPELTGVRVSETGKTWAEYRP from the coding sequence ATGCTGCGCATCACGAAGGAATTTCAGTTCTCGGCGAGTCACCGACTCGCTCACCTGCCGGCGGACCACCAGTGCGCTCGCCTGCACGGGCACAACTACGTGATCGAACTCGCCCTGTCCGCAGCGCCGGACAAGCTGACCGAGGCCGGCTTCGTGCGGGACTACGGAGACCTGGCCGACTTCAAGAAGTGGTTGGACCGCACCCTCGACCACCGGCACCTCAACGACGTTGTCGAGGACCGCAACCCGTCGGCCGAGAACATGGCCATGTGGATATTCGCGCAGTGGTCGGAGCGCTACCCCGAGCTCACCGGCGTGCGGGTTTCGGAAACCGGCAAGACCTGGGCCGAGTACCGGCCGTGA
- a CDS encoding ATP-grasp domain-containing protein: MKSAASSYDLWLFAPNEPSWESPYLKGNTVVDTLDARATAESAVRLGESVPIAGVLCYDEIRVPVAAFVAEVLRLPGANIQGVRACRDKHLGREALAAAGVAQPASRAVASLEQAREEAQAIGYPVVLKPRALAASVGVVRVDGADALETAYREASEARFDEVPRDDAWVLVEEYLDGPEISVESMCRGGRVTPLFVARKSLGFPPQFEEVGHTVSAADPLLDDETVRRVLQETHTALGLDTLVTHTELRLTRTGPRVVEVNARLGGDLIPYVAQLATGVDYGMVVADLVAGAEPTVAPTWSGVAHVQFLYPDQDLDVTSLTVDDGLPPGVHEIVPMVGPGRRLRLPPRDHVGGRYAYVITTGETTEQCIEAVESATRLVHLAGVAPVRPVA, encoded by the coding sequence TTGAAGTCCGCCGCGAGCAGCTATGACCTCTGGCTGTTCGCGCCGAACGAGCCCTCATGGGAATCCCCGTATCTCAAGGGGAATACGGTCGTCGACACGCTCGACGCGCGAGCCACGGCGGAGTCCGCAGTGCGGCTGGGCGAGAGCGTGCCGATCGCAGGTGTCCTCTGCTACGACGAGATCCGGGTGCCGGTGGCAGCCTTCGTGGCCGAGGTTCTGAGGCTTCCCGGCGCGAACATCCAAGGCGTTCGTGCGTGCCGGGACAAACATCTCGGGCGTGAGGCGCTGGCCGCGGCGGGAGTGGCGCAGCCGGCTTCCCGGGCAGTGGCCTCACTGGAGCAGGCGCGGGAGGAAGCCCAGGCGATCGGCTACCCGGTCGTGCTGAAACCGCGTGCCCTCGCCGCCAGCGTCGGTGTCGTTCGGGTGGACGGGGCCGATGCGTTGGAGACCGCTTACCGGGAGGCCTCGGAAGCGCGCTTCGACGAGGTCCCGCGCGACGACGCCTGGGTCCTGGTCGAGGAGTACCTCGACGGTCCGGAGATCAGCGTCGAAAGCATGTGCAGGGGCGGCCGTGTAACGCCGCTCTTCGTGGCGCGCAAGTCCCTCGGCTTTCCTCCGCAGTTCGAGGAGGTCGGCCACACGGTCAGTGCGGCCGACCCGCTCCTCGATGACGAGACGGTTCGGCGCGTGCTGCAGGAGACGCACACGGCACTCGGCCTCGACACTCTGGTGACCCACACGGAGCTGCGCCTGACCCGGACGGGCCCGCGCGTCGTCGAGGTCAACGCCCGTCTCGGTGGGGACCTCATCCCCTATGTGGCCCAGTTGGCCACTGGGGTCGACTACGGCATGGTGGTCGCAGATCTCGTCGCCGGGGCCGAGCCGACCGTAGCGCCCACGTGGTCCGGAGTGGCTCATGTCCAGTTCTTGTACCCCGACCAGGATCTCGACGTCACCTCCCTGACGGTCGACGACGGGCTGCCGCCGGGGGTCCACGAGATCGTGCCCATGGTCGGGCCGGGTCGACGGCTCCGGCTGCCCCCTCGTGACCACGTGGGGGGGCGCTACGCCTACGTGATCACGACCGGCGAGACGACGGAACAGTGCATCGAGGCAGTCGAGTCCGCCACGCGGCTCGTCCACCTGGCGGGGGTTGCGCCGGTTCGGCCAGTGGCCTGA
- a CDS encoding DUF262 domain-containing protein: MTSQSPEGMLPVDPESGESEEDVIERLTAARASVSATDWTIETIVAQMRKGRIDLNPAFQRRAAWTNPTKSRFVESAILSYPIPQIVLAEKPDRAGHYFVIDGKQRLLALRQFYSGQGQEIDVDFEPFKITGTSILGSVRGFDITRLEDERSDLFDAFENHTIRTVTIKGWESEDFLYTLFLRLNTGSVPLSPQELRQALVPGAFVNFVDEQSGISPGLQHLLGNKGPDRRMIDAEILVRHFGFQNDFVPYKGNLKDFLDKTCVYLNKNWSSKSDLIRSQLSEMERGIDAARQIFSDFGACHKWSGVRWERSLNRAVFDVQIHALSDERVRDAALGRKDAVLKAFQGLCVENEKFIAAITSTTKSIDATKSRFEIWASELGRVVGVPISRPACLDS; this comes from the coding sequence GTGACCAGCCAGAGCCCAGAGGGAATGCTTCCTGTCGACCCCGAATCAGGCGAGAGCGAAGAAGACGTAATCGAACGCCTCACGGCTGCTCGTGCCAGCGTTTCGGCAACCGACTGGACGATTGAGACGATCGTCGCGCAAATGCGCAAGGGTAGGATTGATCTTAATCCGGCGTTTCAGCGCCGCGCAGCGTGGACCAATCCGACGAAGAGTCGGTTCGTCGAGTCGGCGATCTTGTCATATCCGATCCCGCAGATCGTCTTGGCCGAAAAGCCCGATCGCGCCGGGCACTATTTTGTGATTGATGGAAAGCAGAGGTTGCTTGCTCTTCGTCAGTTCTATTCTGGCCAGGGGCAGGAAATCGATGTCGATTTTGAGCCGTTTAAGATCACTGGAACGTCCATCTTGGGTAGTGTTCGCGGCTTCGATATCACCAGGCTTGAAGACGAACGATCCGACCTATTTGACGCCTTCGAGAACCATACTATCCGTACCGTAACCATCAAGGGATGGGAGTCTGAGGACTTCCTCTATACTCTCTTTTTGAGGCTTAATACGGGAAGTGTCCCACTCTCGCCGCAGGAGCTACGTCAGGCATTGGTCCCCGGAGCATTCGTCAATTTTGTTGACGAGCAGTCTGGAATCAGTCCAGGCCTTCAGCATCTTCTGGGCAATAAAGGCCCCGACAGGCGAATGATTGATGCGGAGATTCTCGTACGACACTTCGGTTTCCAGAACGACTTCGTGCCATATAAGGGAAATCTTAAGGATTTCTTGGACAAGACCTGTGTCTATCTCAACAAGAACTGGTCTTCAAAGTCAGATCTCATCAGAAGTCAGCTGTCAGAAATGGAGCGCGGGATTGATGCTGCCCGGCAAATCTTTAGCGATTTCGGGGCGTGTCACAAGTGGTCAGGAGTCCGCTGGGAGCGCTCTCTAAACCGTGCGGTGTTCGATGTTCAGATCCACGCTCTCTCGGATGAACGGGTTCGAGATGCCGCGCTCGGCCGAAAGGATGCGGTCCTGAAGGCCTTCCAGGGACTCTGCGTCGAAAATGAAAAGTTTATTGCGGCCATTACTAGTACAACTAAGAGTATCGATGCCACCAAGAGTCGCTTTGAAATTTGGGCGTCCGAGCTCGGGAGGGTGGTAGGGGTTCCCATTTCTCGGCCCGCCTGCCTTGACAGTTGA
- a CDS encoding NUDIX domain-containing protein produces the protein MSDKARQSHTTPLHSVSVAGVVVREDGRLRAIRRADNGTWEPPGGVLELTETVEDGVRREIFEETGIKVSVERLTGVYKNVTRGIVALVFRCHPEGGAEQLSDESTAVEWLTPAEVDDRMGEVFAVRMLDALQGDAVPRIRTHDGRQLLGKRAAG, from the coding sequence ATGAGCGACAAGGCGCGACAGTCTCACACAACGCCGCTCCACTCGGTGTCCGTGGCGGGAGTGGTCGTGCGCGAGGACGGCCGGCTCCGGGCGATCCGCCGCGCCGACAACGGCACTTGGGAGCCTCCGGGCGGAGTGCTGGAGTTGACTGAGACTGTCGAGGACGGCGTGCGCCGGGAGATCTTCGAGGAGACCGGCATCAAGGTGAGCGTCGAACGGCTCACCGGCGTCTACAAGAACGTGACGCGCGGCATCGTCGCCTTGGTCTTCCGGTGCCACCCCGAAGGCGGCGCCGAGCAGTTGTCCGACGAGTCCACGGCGGTCGAGTGGCTCACCCCGGCCGAGGTCGACGACCGCATGGGCGAGGTCTTCGCCGTGCGCATGCTGGACGCCCTCCAGGGTGACGCGGTCCCGAGAATCCGGACCCATGACGGTCGGCAGTTGCTTGGTAAACGGGCTGCTGGCTGA
- a CDS encoding ATP-grasp domain-containing protein — protein MYLGAAERTPGAVLDDVDESVLLDHLTAEVVARAARDLHRRNPVGVVITVLDEFQEVAAVLNEEFGLTANSADAVRTTNDKYRMRTKAIASTCAPVAHSSVRGAEDLRAFGRRNGYPFILKPVDGSASRGITLVDDESSMEAAALAFEADSRSAESSWIAEEFLCGPEFSVETFSGEGHHHVLAVTEKFKTDNFVEVGHLVPARIADEDRVALEAEVTALLDAVGLTEGPAHTEVVLTSRGPRVVETHSRPGGDGIVELVRLATGLDMQQLTFDWLAGKPVDLRPVQPHRAAATWFLIPPQGTVATVTGLDEALKMPGVTEGYTAFEVGDVVLALHSSDDRGGAFIAVADDPETALTRAQAAASRVEIAVVAADAEPAS, from the coding sequence GTGTACCTGGGTGCGGCGGAACGGACGCCCGGCGCCGTCCTCGATGACGTCGACGAATCCGTACTGCTGGACCACCTCACAGCGGAGGTCGTCGCCCGTGCTGCCCGGGACCTGCACCGTCGGAATCCCGTCGGCGTGGTCATCACCGTGCTCGACGAGTTCCAGGAGGTCGCGGCTGTCCTCAACGAGGAGTTCGGCCTGACCGCCAACTCGGCCGATGCCGTACGAACCACGAACGACAAGTACCGGATGCGCACCAAGGCCATTGCCTCGACCTGCGCCCCCGTGGCCCACAGCAGCGTCCGCGGCGCCGAGGACCTCCGTGCCTTCGGCCGTCGGAACGGCTACCCCTTCATACTCAAGCCGGTCGACGGCTCCGCGAGCCGGGGGATCACCCTCGTCGACGATGAGAGCTCCATGGAAGCGGCAGCGCTGGCGTTCGAGGCTGATTCTCGCTCCGCGGAGTCCAGTTGGATCGCCGAGGAGTTCCTGTGCGGCCCCGAGTTCAGCGTGGAGACTTTCAGCGGCGAGGGCCATCACCACGTTCTCGCCGTCACCGAGAAGTTCAAGACCGACAACTTTGTCGAGGTCGGCCATCTGGTTCCGGCCCGTATCGCCGACGAGGACAGGGTCGCCCTGGAAGCCGAGGTGACGGCGCTGCTCGACGCTGTCGGTCTCACCGAAGGGCCGGCTCACACCGAAGTGGTCCTGACCAGCCGCGGCCCACGTGTTGTCGAGACCCACAGCCGGCCTGGTGGGGACGGAATCGTCGAACTCGTGCGGTTGGCGACGGGCCTGGACATGCAGCAGCTGACCTTCGACTGGCTCGCCGGCAAGCCTGTCGACCTGCGACCCGTTCAGCCCCACCGCGCAGCAGCAACGTGGTTTCTCATCCCACCCCAGGGAACGGTCGCAACCGTCACCGGACTCGACGAGGCGCTGAAGATGCCTGGAGTGACGGAGGGCTACACGGCGTTCGAGGTCGGCGACGTCGTTCTCGCGCTGCACAGTTCGGATGACCGGGGCGGCGCGTTCATCGCCGTTGCCGACGACCCCGAGACCGCGCTGACTCGAGCGCAGGCCGCTGCTTCCAGGGTCGAGATCGCGGTGGTCGCCGCGGACGCGGAGCCCGCTTCGTGA
- a CDS encoding LuxR C-terminal-related transcriptional regulator: MEIGSDVMNIKTELNAEMRRVYALAVRRRVVSAEDVSLELRMDEREAGRRLAELLDLRLLHPHTDARCFVAVAPDFAQLGLLEPLVRQMSVIQEQVDRIRAEFGALQPVYLDAEGAAPGRMDGQIEVVSDPDVLRTLVKEFGVRAETEILFSRPGASGPERYLDIVASFAGELTGRDTVLRALYQHAAQFNQGMIAHVEHLLELGGEARTTANGFTGMLVFDRRVAVVPLRNELQGGVVVRSEDVITTLVDAFERTWNAAGPFPVRTSRTQVASVSCEVKWAIMRLLVEGVSDKNIATRVGLSLRTCQRHIADLMQELGARNRLQAGYRMRDLLAGEEPERESTVGRQPLSQPMSV, translated from the coding sequence ATGGAGATCGGATCCGATGTAATGAATATCAAGACTGAGCTGAACGCGGAGATGCGGCGCGTCTATGCTCTCGCGGTCCGCCGTCGTGTCGTGTCCGCAGAGGATGTGAGTCTTGAACTCCGCATGGACGAGCGCGAGGCGGGCCGCCGGCTCGCCGAATTGCTGGATCTGCGGCTACTGCATCCGCACACCGACGCCAGATGTTTCGTGGCGGTGGCACCGGACTTCGCACAGCTCGGACTTCTCGAGCCATTGGTGCGTCAGATGTCGGTGATTCAGGAACAGGTGGACAGAATACGCGCCGAATTCGGTGCGCTCCAGCCGGTCTATCTGGATGCGGAAGGGGCGGCACCAGGCCGGATGGACGGCCAGATCGAGGTTGTCAGCGATCCGGACGTGCTGAGGACGTTGGTCAAGGAGTTTGGCGTGCGGGCTGAGACCGAAATTCTCTTCTCTCGGCCGGGCGCCAGCGGACCGGAGAGGTACCTGGACATCGTCGCCTCGTTCGCCGGAGAACTGACCGGTCGAGACACCGTTCTGCGTGCTCTTTATCAGCATGCTGCGCAGTTCAATCAGGGAATGATCGCCCATGTCGAGCACCTGTTGGAACTCGGAGGCGAAGCGCGAACCACGGCCAATGGCTTCACCGGCATGCTCGTCTTCGACCGGCGGGTTGCCGTCGTTCCGCTCCGGAACGAGCTCCAGGGGGGTGTCGTCGTCCGCAGCGAGGACGTCATCACCACACTTGTGGACGCCTTCGAGCGGACCTGGAACGCCGCCGGGCCCTTTCCCGTACGAACGAGCAGGACACAGGTCGCCAGTGTCTCCTGCGAGGTCAAGTGGGCCATCATGCGGCTCCTGGTGGAGGGGGTGAGTGACAAGAACATCGCCACCCGGGTGGGCCTGTCGCTGCGGACCTGCCAGAGGCATATCGCCGATCTGATGCAGGAGCTGGGGGCGCGCAACCGCCTCCAAGCCGGCTACCGCATGCGCGACCTGCTGGCCGGGGAAGAGCCGGAACGGGAGTCGACTGTCGGCCGTCAACCGCTTTCGCAGCCGATGTCCGTTTAG
- a CDS encoding MFS transporter, whose protein sequence is MTSDAPAIGYRQLLSEPGIFRCVLASASGKLQAGMFSLGILYAVADQRGYSTGAFVVAVSALGGLSTPLRGRLLDHYAYRVVLWSTLLLHTVLLAGLLINEHAHGPFWFTVASALLGNLAAPPIGVATRVMWRSVTTEGSRPAALAFDSVLADAGFILGPTLAALASSALAPWAGVTAAVLFTVTATLLLPRNIDDCMPAATVASRHWAGPLTSLRLVLLLGAAVCFATAVSVLEIVLASPRDDNGSPLLGGLQLSVLSIGSIVGGLLIGAVTPSLAAQLTRLPRLLLGLALFATVLAMAADTRWFITVPLCLMTGLVFGPSFVAIYGRSGDLAPPGTAAETQAWVGTALQLGSAAGAGAGGALLGGWGSAGALVLAPAAALLGSAVAHMGDRVRTRMSGAPAASA, encoded by the coding sequence ATGACGAGCGATGCCCCGGCAATCGGGTACCGACAGCTCTTGTCGGAACCCGGCATCTTCAGGTGTGTGCTCGCGTCGGCCTCCGGGAAGCTCCAGGCCGGTATGTTCTCGCTGGGCATCCTCTACGCGGTCGCCGACCAACGGGGCTACAGCACCGGCGCATTCGTGGTCGCCGTGTCAGCACTCGGGGGGCTGTCCACACCGTTGCGTGGCCGACTTCTCGATCATTACGCGTACCGCGTCGTGCTCTGGTCGACATTGCTGCTCCACACCGTCCTGCTGGCCGGGCTGCTGATCAATGAGCACGCTCACGGACCCTTTTGGTTCACGGTCGCCTCTGCTCTGCTGGGTAACCTCGCGGCTCCTCCCATCGGAGTGGCCACCCGCGTGATGTGGCGGTCCGTGACCACCGAGGGCAGCCGACCCGCAGCCCTGGCCTTCGACTCGGTCCTGGCTGACGCCGGCTTCATCCTCGGCCCGACCTTGGCCGCACTGGCTTCCTCCGCGCTCGCCCCATGGGCCGGTGTCACAGCTGCCGTGCTCTTCACCGTGACGGCAACCCTGCTGCTTCCCCGCAACATTGATGACTGCATGCCGGCAGCCACGGTTGCTTCACGCCACTGGGCCGGACCACTCACGAGCTTGCGGTTGGTCCTCCTCCTGGGCGCGGCCGTCTGCTTCGCGACGGCCGTGAGCGTGCTGGAGATCGTCCTCGCATCACCAAGAGACGACAACGGCTCGCCGCTGCTCGGTGGCCTGCAGCTGAGCGTCCTGTCCATCGGCAGCATCGTGGGCGGATTGCTGATCGGGGCGGTGACACCGAGCCTGGCCGCGCAGCTGACCCGGTTGCCCCGACTGCTACTGGGCCTCGCTCTCTTCGCGACCGTGCTCGCCATGGCTGCCGACACAAGGTGGTTCATCACCGTACCGCTCTGTTTGATGACCGGTCTTGTCTTCGGGCCCTCCTTCGTCGCCATCTACGGCCGGTCGGGAGACCTCGCGCCGCCGGGTACGGCCGCGGAGACCCAAGCGTGGGTCGGCACAGCCCTTCAACTCGGCTCGGCCGCCGGCGCCGGTGCGGGCGGAGCGCTCCTGGGCGGTTGGGGGTCGGCCGGAGCTCTTGTTCTGGCTCCCGCCGCCGCGCTGCTGGGCTCGGCGGTCGCCCATATGGGCGACCGCGTACGGACGAGGATGTCCGGGGCCCCGGCAGCGAGCGCCTGA
- a CDS encoding HEPN domain-containing protein: MELLDALKSDIAELKASLLSDDVLEVKAPDDLTRRQELLIASFVILSHAHIEEFIENLFLRYVEMREKEIADLAVPHCFVKLALHFSPDLIGQGAGNKLQTRQICTTAKNLYISKVVNTNHGLKESNVMALAKPLGVHGENLSGECEQLFATLNTLGGKRGRMAHTSSRNQAASETVYASQAIVWVEDVVNLAHQLDNYLSTGNSASTT; encoded by the coding sequence ATGGAACTCCTCGATGCGCTAAAAAGCGACATTGCCGAGCTTAAGGCGTCGTTACTTTCGGACGATGTTCTTGAGGTAAAGGCTCCAGACGATCTTACCCGCCGCCAGGAATTGCTCATTGCATCTTTTGTAATTCTCTCCCATGCTCACATTGAAGAGTTCATCGAGAACCTCTTCTTGCGGTATGTCGAGATGCGTGAGAAAGAGATTGCCGATTTGGCCGTTCCGCATTGCTTTGTGAAGCTGGCGCTTCACTTCTCGCCGGACTTGATCGGCCAAGGGGCTGGAAATAAGCTTCAGACGCGCCAGATCTGCACTACAGCCAAGAATCTTTACATCTCAAAGGTGGTCAATACGAACCACGGGCTCAAAGAGTCCAATGTGATGGCTCTCGCCAAGCCGCTCGGCGTTCACGGCGAGAATCTTTCAGGCGAGTGCGAGCAGCTATTTGCAACCTTGAATACGCTCGGCGGCAAGCGGGGACGAATGGCTCACACGTCGTCGCGAAATCAGGCTGCGAGTGAGACCGTGTATGCGAGTCAAGCCATCGTTTGGGTGGAGGACGTCGTCAATCTGGCGCACCAGCTCGACAATTACCTAAGTACGGGAAATTCAGCTTCGACGACCTAA
- the queC gene encoding 7-cyano-7-deazaguanine synthase QueC, whose protein sequence is MIAIVSGGLDSVVLAHYLHKEGHQVQLLSIDYGQRHRKEHDFARIAAERIGAEHETVDLANVANMLPGYSLTDSQVDVPDQHYTAPGSVNVVPNRNVILLSVAYGKAAAVKADQVAIGALAGDASTAPDCSAEFISAFNAMEKVACAGYAPDHLEVVAPFMDLHKHDVIRLGERLGVDWTDTWSCFKGAEVHCGTCAACVDRIQAFERAGTTDPTVYFKE, encoded by the coding sequence GTGATCGCTATCGTCTCCGGCGGCCTGGACTCCGTCGTTCTCGCCCACTACCTGCATAAGGAGGGACATCAGGTTCAGCTGTTGTCGATCGATTACGGTCAGCGGCACCGGAAGGAGCACGATTTCGCACGGATCGCAGCCGAACGCATCGGTGCCGAGCACGAGACGGTTGACCTCGCGAATGTCGCGAACATGCTTCCCGGATATTCACTGACGGATTCACAGGTAGATGTTCCGGATCAGCACTACACGGCGCCGGGAAGTGTTAATGTCGTTCCGAATCGAAATGTCATTCTGCTGTCCGTCGCGTATGGAAAGGCTGCCGCCGTCAAGGCGGATCAAGTCGCCATCGGCGCGCTGGCGGGTGATGCGTCCACCGCTCCCGACTGTTCGGCCGAATTCATCTCGGCGTTCAATGCGATGGAGAAGGTTGCCTGCGCCGGCTACGCGCCGGATCACCTGGAGGTCGTCGCGCCGTTCATGGATCTCCACAAGCACGACGTCATTCGGCTCGGGGAGAGGCTCGGCGTCGACTGGACCGATACCTGGAGCTGTTTCAAGGGGGCCGAAGTGCACTGCGGAACCTGCGCCGCGTGCGTGGACCGGATCCAGGCCTTCGAGCGGGCCGGAACGACCGACCCCACGGTTTATTTCAAGGAGTAG
- a CDS encoding helix-turn-helix domain-containing protein, producing the protein MTNANKFSDAFLRVWEPACQAIALLLAPHAEVVLRDLGSGRILGIWNPITSHDRAHLVPPCRLENFLSMGNDVYGPRLELSADGRRLSSVSTILRASRNGPAAVLCINLDRTPLEQAVAVLSTIGAPTPRRQVSSFEPDWSGRIQCTVSSYVRETGRSVERMTRKDRLAVVGRLDEDQVFAVRNAARIVGSTLRVSRSTVYSLLAERRAMSA; encoded by the coding sequence GTGACGAATGCGAACAAGTTTTCAGACGCTTTCCTGCGTGTGTGGGAGCCGGCTTGTCAAGCCATCGCCCTATTGCTCGCCCCGCACGCTGAGGTTGTCCTGCGGGATTTGGGCAGCGGTCGGATTCTGGGGATATGGAATCCGATAACTTCTCACGATCGTGCGCATCTTGTTCCGCCGTGCCGGCTGGAGAATTTCCTCTCGATGGGGAACGATGTGTACGGCCCACGGTTGGAGCTGAGTGCGGACGGTCGCCGGCTGTCTTCGGTCAGCACGATCCTGAGAGCTTCTCGGAATGGCCCGGCGGCAGTGCTCTGCATAAATCTCGACCGCACTCCGCTGGAGCAGGCCGTAGCCGTCCTCTCGACCATCGGCGCGCCGACCCCGCGGCGCCAGGTGTCATCGTTCGAGCCGGACTGGTCCGGACGTATCCAGTGCACGGTCAGTAGCTATGTACGCGAGACGGGGCGCAGCGTGGAGCGGATGACTCGCAAGGATCGTCTGGCCGTCGTCGGACGTCTGGATGAGGACCAGGTGTTCGCGGTGCGCAACGCTGCTCGGATTGTCGGCTCGACCCTGCGAGTGTCTCGATCCACCGTCTACAGCCTCCTGGCCGAGCGGAGGGCAATGAGTGCGTAG
- a CDS encoding restriction endonuclease, producing MTETPATWHLKPGDQIERKQLHIEFGGRTQGGIGPSAKSPHVMVFTDPAAGEKHGYYDDWMPDGYFHYSGEGQYGDQRMISGNASILNHKEEGRALRIFKGARGTVTYLGEFEIAPTDPWYEADAPETNDGPLRKVIVFRLRPVDAEKQPPATRLGRLLSETSHAVQSLPLEQQLTEKMFVNPNREQYEAERKEAKLVTAFGDHLRSQGHQVDRRQILPPGETRPLYTDLYVEALELLTEAKGSVTRENIRMAIGQLADYARFLPSTTKAILVPSKPRPDLLELATSQNCTVIWPEGKTYGTTDPNLAL from the coding sequence GTGACCGAGACACCCGCCACCTGGCACCTCAAGCCGGGCGACCAGATCGAGCGCAAGCAGCTCCACATCGAGTTCGGGGGAAGGACACAGGGCGGCATCGGTCCGTCGGCCAAGTCCCCCCACGTGATGGTCTTCACCGACCCCGCCGCCGGCGAGAAGCACGGGTACTACGACGACTGGATGCCCGACGGCTACTTCCACTACAGCGGGGAAGGGCAGTACGGCGACCAGCGGATGATCTCCGGCAACGCCAGCATCCTGAACCACAAGGAAGAGGGCCGTGCGCTTCGCATCTTCAAGGGAGCCCGCGGCACGGTGACCTACCTGGGTGAGTTCGAGATCGCCCCGACCGACCCGTGGTACGAAGCCGACGCGCCGGAGACCAACGACGGTCCGCTACGGAAGGTCATCGTCTTCCGCCTCCGACCTGTCGACGCCGAAAAGCAGCCTCCGGCCACGCGCCTCGGCCGCCTACTGTCGGAGACCTCACACGCCGTCCAGAGCCTGCCGCTGGAGCAGCAGCTGACGGAGAAGATGTTCGTCAACCCGAATCGCGAGCAGTACGAAGCAGAACGCAAGGAGGCGAAGCTCGTCACCGCCTTCGGTGACCACCTCCGCAGCCAGGGCCACCAGGTCGACCGCCGCCAGATCCTGCCCCCCGGCGAGACCCGCCCCCTCTACACCGACCTCTACGTCGAAGCTCTCGAGCTACTCACCGAAGCCAAGGGCAGCGTCACGCGCGAGAACATCCGTATGGCTATCGGCCAGCTCGCCGACTACGCTCGCTTCCTTCCCTCGACCACGAAGGCCATCCTGGTCCCCTCCAAGCCCCGCCCGGATCTCCTGGAGCTGGCCACCAGCCAGAACTGCACGGTGATCTGGCCTGAAGGAAAGACCTACGGAACCACCGACCCCAACTTGGCACTGTAG